The proteins below come from a single Meriones unguiculatus strain TT.TT164.6M chromosome 13 unlocalized genomic scaffold, Bangor_MerUng_6.1 Chr13_unordered_Scaffold_37, whole genome shotgun sequence genomic window:
- the LOC132650936 gene encoding pro-adrenomedullin-like, whose amino-acid sequence MKLVSIILMFLGSLAFLGVDAAQPEDVSLQWDKLALSSGEMELQASSSDSSELTGGETVPMETFVLDQEKESTSKTPQASTPSSAHFRVKRYRKMMNPGSHNSRCRFGTCMLQKLAQQIYQLTDKRKDPVAPKNKIGPQGYGR is encoded by the exons atgaagctggtttccatcaTCCTGATGTTTCTGGGTTCACTCGCCTTTCTAGGCGTGGATGCTGCACAGCCAGAGGATGTGTCCTTGCA gtGGGATAAGCTGGCACTAAGTAGTGGAGAGATGGAACTGCAGGCATCCAGCAGCGATTCCTCAGAACTCACTGGTGGGGAGACAGTTCCTATGGAGACTTTTGTTCTGGACCAGGAGAAGGAGAGCACATCTAAAACTCCACAAGCCAG CACTCCAAGCTCAGCCCACTTTCGAGTCAAACGCTACCGCAAGATGATGAACCCTGGCTCCCACAACTCTCGATGCCGCTTTGGGACCTGCATGTTGCAGAAATTGGCCCAACAGATCTACCAGTTGACAGACAAAAGGAAGGACCCTGTTGCCCCCAAAAACAAGATCGGCCCTCAAGGCTATGGCCGTTGA